A genomic segment from Micromonospora echinaurantiaca encodes:
- the eccD gene encoding type VII secretion integral membrane protein EccD: MATKTATGGLSRITIVAPRTRMDLALPSDVPLADLLPTLLRYAGEDLADEGVRHGGWSLSRLGGPPLNGGRTPAQLGIRDGEVLYFNPRAAAAPEIVFDDVVDAVATATNQRPGAWQVGTTRSFAVLFAAAALGAGALAALFLGPPHLPGALAALVVAVALLVTAAVLSRAAGDSGTGAVLGAVGLGHAAVGGLLLLAGDRSLSDLAAPHVLLAATAVVVCAAVAVLAVGDRLPLFFGAVGVGAAVGFGALLSLAFGIDAPAAAAVVAAVAFGAVPALPMAAYRLARLPVPSIPTGPDDLKTDAESVDGRRVLQLSERADAFLTGLLWTVSLLVLGAQVVLALDGGLAAVLLCLVLALLSLLRARPFLGRAQRTPVLVTGTAGLGLAAAAAFAGGSLAVRLGVVLGGLLLAAVVSLIYGLTVAGKRISPVWGRLLDIVEIMLIIALVPLAVWVLGLYGWIVNLRP; this comes from the coding sequence GTGGCGACGAAAACGGCGACCGGCGGCCTGAGCCGGATCACCATCGTGGCTCCGCGGACCCGGATGGATCTCGCGCTCCCGTCCGACGTACCGCTCGCCGACCTGCTCCCCACGCTGCTCCGGTACGCCGGCGAGGACCTGGCCGACGAGGGCGTGCGGCACGGCGGCTGGAGCCTGTCCCGGCTCGGCGGTCCGCCGCTCAACGGCGGCCGTACGCCCGCGCAGCTCGGCATCCGCGACGGCGAGGTGCTCTACTTCAACCCGCGCGCCGCCGCCGCTCCGGAGATCGTCTTCGACGACGTGGTGGACGCGGTGGCGACCGCCACCAACCAGCGCCCGGGCGCCTGGCAGGTCGGCACCACCCGGTCGTTCGCGGTGCTGTTCGCCGCGGCGGCGCTCGGCGCCGGCGCGCTGGCCGCGCTCTTCCTCGGTCCGCCGCACCTGCCCGGCGCGCTGGCCGCGCTGGTCGTCGCGGTGGCCCTGCTGGTCACCGCCGCGGTGCTGTCCCGGGCGGCCGGCGACAGCGGCACCGGCGCGGTGCTGGGGGCGGTGGGGCTCGGCCACGCGGCCGTCGGCGGCCTGCTGCTGCTCGCCGGCGACCGGTCGCTGTCCGACCTGGCCGCGCCGCACGTGCTGCTGGCCGCCACCGCGGTGGTGGTCTGCGCCGCGGTGGCGGTGCTCGCGGTCGGTGACCGGCTGCCGCTCTTCTTCGGCGCGGTCGGCGTCGGCGCCGCGGTCGGCTTCGGGGCGTTGCTCTCCCTCGCCTTCGGCATCGACGCGCCGGCCGCCGCGGCCGTGGTCGCCGCTGTCGCGTTCGGCGCCGTGCCGGCGCTGCCGATGGCCGCCTACCGGCTGGCCCGGCTGCCCGTGCCGTCCATCCCCACCGGCCCCGACGATCTGAAGACCGACGCCGAGTCGGTGGACGGCCGCCGGGTGCTCCAGCTCAGCGAGCGGGCCGACGCGTTCCTGACCGGTCTGCTGTGGACGGTGTCGCTGCTGGTGCTCGGCGCCCAGGTGGTGCTCGCTCTCGACGGCGGCCTGGCGGCGGTGCTGCTCTGCCTCGTGCTGGCCCTGCTGTCGCTGCTGCGGGCCCGGCCGTTCCTCGGCCGCGCCCAGCGCACCCCGGTGCTGGTCACCGGCACCGCCGGGTTGGGCCTGGCGGCCGCCGCCGCGTTCGCCGGCGGCTCGCTGGCGGTACGCCTCGGGGTGGTCCTCGGCGGGCTGCTGCTGGCGGCCGTGGTGAGCCTGATCTACGGGCTGACCGTGGCCGGCAAGCGAATCTCCCCGGTCTGGGGCCGGCTGCTGGACATCGTGGAGATCATGCTGATCATCGCGCTGGTCCCGCTGGCCGTCTGGGTCCTCGGCCTCTACGGCTGGATCGTCAACCTCCGCCCCTGA
- a CDS encoding type VII secretion protein EccE, with protein sequence MTQVQAPPGRTATDPSGGAERPVTPADRRERGRLGPVFVGQLVVVELCAVAVWAALGGPTWLAGTVASLALLVVVAVFARRGGRWWYEDLMLRRRLRRRREQARSTVAAGGGGDPRLAALAPELSVIELTDRGTRLGIGQDGQGWFAAVALQGRPGAPAGSVEASVVDRALRVLADFSGPVTLAQVVSHTLVWYPAPGAPPAAHRTVWVALRLSVRDARVEAVSRGGGMPGVHRTLAAGIGRLGKALNSAGLAHRALGRDELRAAVVSAAGLDLAPAPPAETWTGLRGGGWTQRCLALRARAGASFGALVDAVTATSAPSHTLAAAVLPGGRTAPLLRVAALDNHVEALVKVVRDVARRSGAPGRPLDGQHAPGVYATAPVAATVTTTR encoded by the coding sequence ATGACGCAGGTTCAGGCGCCACCCGGCCGTACTGCCACGGACCCGTCCGGCGGCGCGGAGCGCCCGGTCACCCCGGCCGACCGGCGCGAACGCGGGCGGCTCGGCCCGGTCTTCGTCGGGCAGCTGGTGGTGGTGGAGCTGTGCGCCGTGGCCGTCTGGGCGGCGCTGGGCGGGCCCACCTGGCTGGCCGGCACGGTCGCCTCGCTGGCCCTGCTGGTGGTGGTCGCCGTCTTCGCCCGGCGGGGCGGCCGCTGGTGGTACGAGGACCTGATGCTGCGGCGCCGGCTGCGCCGCCGGCGGGAGCAGGCCCGCAGCACGGTCGCGGCCGGCGGCGGCGGGGATCCGCGGCTGGCCGCCCTCGCCCCGGAACTGTCTGTGATTGAACTCACAGACCGCGGCACCCGGCTCGGCATCGGCCAGGACGGGCAGGGCTGGTTCGCGGCGGTGGCGCTGCAGGGCCGGCCGGGCGCGCCCGCCGGCTCGGTGGAGGCGTCGGTGGTGGACCGCGCGCTGCGGGTGCTCGCCGACTTCAGCGGACCGGTCACCCTCGCCCAGGTGGTCTCGCACACCCTGGTCTGGTACCCGGCGCCGGGTGCGCCGCCGGCGGCCCACCGTACGGTCTGGGTGGCGCTGCGGCTCTCCGTGCGGGACGCCCGGGTGGAGGCGGTCAGCCGGGGCGGCGGGATGCCCGGCGTGCACCGCACCCTGGCCGCCGGCATCGGCCGGCTGGGCAAGGCGCTGAATTCCGCCGGGCTGGCGCACCGCGCGCTCGGCCGGGACGAACTGCGCGCCGCGGTGGTCTCGGCCGCCGGGCTGGACCTCGCCCCGGCCCCGCCCGCGGAGACCTGGACCGGCCTGCGCGGCGGCGGCTGGACGCAGCGCTGCCTCGCCCTGCGGGCCCGGGCCGGCGCCTCGTTCGGGGCGCTGGTGGACGCGGTGACCGCGACCTCCGCGCCGTCGCACACGCTGGCCGCCGCGGTGCTGCCGGGTGGCCGGACCGCCCCGCTGCTGCGGGTGGCGGCGCTGGACAACCACGTCGAGGCGCTGGTGAAGGTGGTCCGGGACGTGGCCCGCCGCAGCGGCGCGCCGGGCCGCCCGCTGGACGGCCAGCACGCGCCGGGCGTCTACGCCACCGCCCCGGTCGCCGCCACCGTCACCACCACCCGCTGA
- a CDS encoding WXG100 family type VII secretion target, which yields MSEYTARYQGVSHEELYTAVMAGKPSQIDDLAADWTSLKGILDGLGRELGGDLDKLANTWTGEAGQEFQRRLDFIVSYADTLGEGMADLSRALTLMADQLRTAHKEAESPEKTDDHDKAVSGAMKGAAFGLPGAIVGGLLGHQQDKAEQEKAHQRMVNVVAELAAGYDLSAYGRMVPPPPPPDGTPRPTTGGTTTPRGGPGATTPTAAPTSTGLTPQTGGNTVTTPDQVGSGPGTGSGSGGSGGTTPGTIGGTTDPDLGTSLAGAGPLTSTPVLGGAPPAGVGGGTMTASAGAGLGPLLGGAGGGLIGTGALAGSASSSPTTVARPTGGTAAAETRSASGVGRGMDGRRGDGAARDAATARQGRAANRAGVLGGRGQHDDDTSDDRLTWLTEDDMVWQDGADAAPPVLGTDR from the coding sequence GTGTCTGAGTACACCGCGCGCTACCAGGGCGTGAGCCACGAGGAGCTGTACACCGCCGTGATGGCCGGCAAGCCGAGCCAGATCGACGACCTCGCCGCCGACTGGACCTCGCTCAAGGGCATCCTGGACGGCCTCGGCCGGGAGCTCGGCGGCGACCTCGACAAGCTCGCCAACACCTGGACGGGCGAGGCCGGGCAGGAGTTCCAGCGCCGGCTGGACTTCATCGTGTCCTACGCCGACACCCTCGGCGAGGGGATGGCCGACCTTAGCCGGGCGCTGACCCTGATGGCCGACCAGCTGCGCACCGCGCACAAGGAGGCGGAGAGCCCGGAGAAGACCGACGACCACGACAAGGCTGTCTCCGGTGCGATGAAGGGCGCCGCGTTCGGCCTGCCGGGCGCGATCGTCGGCGGGCTGCTCGGCCACCAGCAGGACAAGGCCGAGCAGGAGAAGGCGCACCAGCGGATGGTCAATGTGGTGGCCGAGCTGGCCGCCGGCTACGACCTCTCGGCGTACGGCCGGATGGTCCCGCCGCCGCCCCCGCCGGATGGCACCCCGCGCCCCACCACCGGCGGCACCACGACGCCGCGCGGCGGCCCCGGCGCGACCACGCCGACGGCCGCGCCGACCAGCACCGGCCTCACCCCGCAGACCGGCGGGAACACCGTGACCACGCCCGACCAGGTCGGGTCCGGCCCGGGCACCGGCTCCGGCTCGGGCGGCTCCGGCGGCACGACCCCCGGCACCATCGGCGGCACGACCGACCCCGACCTGGGCACCTCCCTCGCCGGAGCCGGCCCGCTGACCAGCACCCCGGTGCTCGGCGGTGCGCCACCGGCCGGCGTGGGCGGCGGCACGATGACCGCCTCGGCCGGCGCCGGGCTCGGTCCGCTGCTCGGCGGTGCGGGCGGTGGGCTGATCGGCACCGGCGCGCTGGCCGGCTCGGCCAGCAGTTCGCCGACCACCGTGGCCCGGCCCACCGGCGGCACGGCGGCGGCCGAGACCAGGTCGGCCAGCGGCGTCGGGCGCGGCATGGACGGGCGGCGCGGCGACGGCGCGGCCCGCGACGCCGCCACCGCCCGGCAGGGGCGGGCCGCCAACCGGGCGGGCGTCCTCGGCGGCCGCGGGCAGCACGACGACGACACCTCGGACGACCGACTGACCTGGCTCACCGAGGACGACATGGTCTGGCAGGACGGCGCGGACGCCGCGCCGCCGGTGCTCGGCACCGATCGCTGA
- a CDS encoding YkvA family protein: protein MSSEAWLVVAVVGVLVVAMLTGAVLLAVRVVRVRRMLGELGGGGKVAFYGALIYAIFPVDLLPDPIYLDDIGVLAGALIYLTRLVGKRRAAGRPLPGRPGTPPDPGRARRPVS from the coding sequence ATGTCCAGTGAGGCGTGGCTCGTGGTGGCGGTCGTCGGCGTCCTGGTGGTCGCCATGCTCACCGGCGCCGTACTGCTGGCCGTACGGGTGGTCCGGGTCCGGCGCATGCTCGGCGAGCTGGGCGGCGGCGGCAAGGTCGCCTTCTACGGCGCGCTGATCTACGCGATCTTCCCGGTGGATCTGCTCCCCGACCCGATCTACCTCGACGACATCGGCGTGCTGGCCGGCGCGCTGATCTACCTCACCCGGCTGGTCGGCAAGCGCCGGGCCGCGGGCCGGCCGCTGCCCGGGCGACCGGGCACGCCACCCGATCCGGGCCGGGCCCGGCGGCCGGTCTCCTGA
- a CDS encoding pyridoxamine 5'-phosphate oxidase family protein: MPDAHRLDLRDERVVAFCRERHLATLTTLRADGSPHVVPVGVTVDPVAGLARVITSGGSHKARHVAAAGPDGAPVAVCQVNGRRWLTVEGRALLRSDPAAVAEAERRYAERYRTPRANPERVVIEITVTRVLGAL; the protein is encoded by the coding sequence ATGCCGGACGCGCATCGGTTGGACCTTCGGGACGAGCGGGTCGTCGCGTTCTGCCGGGAGCGGCACCTGGCCACGTTGACCACCCTGCGCGCCGACGGCAGCCCGCACGTGGTGCCCGTCGGGGTCACCGTCGACCCGGTGGCGGGACTGGCCCGGGTGATCACCAGCGGCGGCTCGCACAAGGCCCGGCACGTCGCCGCTGCCGGCCCCGACGGGGCGCCGGTGGCCGTCTGCCAGGTGAACGGGCGCCGCTGGCTGACCGTCGAGGGGCGGGCCCTGCTCCGGTCGGATCCGGCGGCCGTGGCCGAGGCCGAACGCCGGTACGCCGAGCGCTACCGGACGCCCAGGGCGAACCCGGAGCGGGTGGTCATCGAGATCACCGTGACCCGGGTCCTCGGCGCGCTCTGA
- a CDS encoding C39 family peptidase, protein MNPIMKKSYLSVAGLLVAGGCVAGPAMAAPAAPAGTAPVASPHTDKGGRADKRAERMVGIEYQAQPNFYYCGPAATRIALSAQGKALSQDEVAKRLGTTEAGTDSALDTTRVLNELTGGRYKTTEIPGPVAKPEEIDRLRADVLAALDAGRPVVANVKGTAVDTDGSPHSYEGGHYLTLVGYRDGADLIRVADPASPVAEYWMTLEKVANWIAERGYSS, encoded by the coding sequence ATGAATCCGATCATGAAGAAGAGTTATCTGTCCGTCGCCGGGCTGCTGGTGGCCGGCGGGTGCGTCGCGGGCCCCGCGATGGCCGCCCCGGCCGCGCCGGCCGGCACGGCACCGGTCGCCTCGCCGCACACCGACAAGGGCGGTCGGGCGGACAAGCGGGCCGAGCGCATGGTGGGCATCGAGTACCAGGCGCAGCCCAACTTCTACTACTGCGGCCCGGCCGCGACCCGGATCGCGCTGTCCGCGCAGGGCAAGGCGCTGTCCCAGGACGAGGTCGCGAAGCGGCTGGGCACCACCGAGGCCGGCACCGACTCGGCGCTGGACACCACCCGGGTGCTCAACGAGCTGACCGGTGGCCGGTACAAGACTACCGAGATCCCCGGCCCGGTCGCCAAGCCGGAGGAGATCGACCGGCTGCGTGCCGACGTGCTGGCCGCGCTGGACGCCGGCCGGCCGGTGGTGGCCAACGTCAAGGGCACCGCGGTGGACACCGACGGCAGCCCGCACTCGTACGAGGGTGGCCACTACCTGACCCTGGTCGGCTACCGCGACGGCGCTGACCTGATCCGGGTCGCCGACCCGGCCAGCCCGGTCGCGGAGTACTGGATGACCCTGGAGAAGGTCGCCAACTGGATCGCCGAGCGCGGCTACTCGTCCTGA
- a CDS encoding FUSC family protein, which yields MAAHRLAGDPPVRRPRTRLALARFAEGQRLRHRQRHVRGDAAGEPRDSPAAGRVTAAVAENRPTTDSARSPLDAVRVRGGRAVAEVRQRGAQAGRLRLRQLEVTLMIALQAGLAAALAALLAQQLLGAGPHVFAPAAAVGTIAAAIGQRAQRTLELLIGVALGIVTGDVLLFWLGFGPWQTGLVVCLAIAAALLVAGRSGSLVGQAGGTAVLIATLSPSERNLEVPRILDALIGSVVGLLVVALLVPINPIRVLDRAAAPIFTQLTELLHEVARGLTRRDADRVVRALEQLRGLDADIGRLNESLSGAEEVVTVAPVRWRRRQDFHRYARSAQHLERVVLDSRALARRSATLLQYGEPVPPQLPDAVARLGDAVRELRRECQGGGSTERTRRLVLEATELAGRAWADGVGSFGDTVVTDLRTAASDLLRSVGCEPDEANRLVRRAAGAAEFAGRPPARGRMERRVTPTRSRRARDRQRGRRRAGLPERGRPAR from the coding sequence GTGGCCGCTCACCGGCTCGCCGGGGATCCACCGGTACGCCGTCCACGGACCCGGTTAGCCCTCGCCCGGTTCGCCGAGGGCCAGCGGCTCCGGCACCGCCAGCGGCACGTACGCGGCGACGCGGCGGGCGAACCGCGCGATTCACCCGCTGCGGGCCGGGTAACCGCCGCCGTGGCCGAGAATCGCCCGACGACCGACTCCGCCCGGTCACCGCTGGACGCGGTCCGCGTGCGGGGCGGTCGGGCGGTGGCCGAGGTGCGCCAGCGCGGCGCGCAGGCGGGCCGGCTGCGGCTGCGGCAGTTGGAGGTCACCCTGATGATCGCCCTCCAGGCGGGGTTGGCCGCAGCGCTGGCCGCGCTGCTGGCGCAGCAGCTGCTCGGCGCCGGCCCGCACGTCTTCGCCCCGGCCGCCGCCGTCGGCACCATCGCCGCCGCGATCGGGCAGCGCGCCCAACGGACGCTGGAGCTGCTGATCGGGGTGGCGCTCGGCATCGTCACCGGCGACGTCCTGCTGTTCTGGCTCGGCTTCGGCCCGTGGCAGACCGGCCTGGTGGTCTGTCTGGCGATCGCGGCGGCGCTGCTGGTCGCCGGCCGGAGTGGATCCCTGGTCGGGCAGGCGGGCGGTACCGCTGTGCTGATCGCCACGCTCTCCCCGTCCGAGCGCAACCTGGAGGTGCCCCGGATCCTCGACGCGCTGATCGGCAGCGTGGTCGGGCTGCTGGTGGTGGCGCTGCTGGTGCCGATCAACCCGATCCGGGTGCTGGACCGGGCCGCCGCCCCGATCTTCACGCAGCTCACCGAGCTATTGCACGAGGTCGCCCGCGGCCTCACCCGGCGGGACGCGGACCGGGTGGTGCGGGCTCTGGAGCAGCTGCGTGGCCTGGACGCCGACATCGGGCGGCTGAACGAGTCACTCAGCGGAGCCGAGGAGGTGGTCACGGTGGCGCCGGTCCGGTGGCGCCGGCGGCAGGACTTCCACCGCTACGCCCGCAGCGCCCAGCACCTGGAGCGGGTGGTGCTCGACAGCCGGGCGTTGGCCCGCCGGTCGGCCACCCTGCTCCAGTACGGCGAACCGGTCCCGCCACAACTGCCGGACGCCGTGGCGCGGCTGGGCGACGCGGTGCGCGAACTGCGGCGGGAGTGCCAGGGCGGCGGGTCGACCGAACGCACCCGGCGACTGGTGCTGGAGGCCACCGAACTGGCCGGCCGGGCCTGGGCGGACGGGGTCGGCAGTTTCGGCGACACCGTGGTGACGGACCTGCGTACCGCCGCCAGCGACCTGCTCCGGTCGGTCGGCTGCGAGCCGGACGAGGCCAACCGGCTGGTTCGCCGGGCGGCTGGCGCCGCCGAGTTCGCCGGGCGACCACCGGCCCGGGGCCGGATGGAGCGCCGGGTCACACCGACCAGGTCCCGCCGTGCCCGCGACCGGCAGCGCGGACGCCGACGGGCCGGCCTCCCCGAACGGGGGAGACCGGCCCGTTGA
- the eccB gene encoding type VII secretion protein EccB, with the protein MRTRRDQVQAYRFVTRRIVSALLSGDPETSNLPMRRLGMAVFGSVIAAAVVLGGAGAYGQLTGNAAPLEPNTLVIERETGATYVYLDDGQLYPTLNYASARLILNTADPQIRTMSQASIRDRPRGRTVGIVGAPDAVPDRKSLTGLPWSVCDVPDPADPRRSSTRVVIDRPLPGGASLGDRAVLVSVDGERHLLTGDARLQVVGGDPAIAALRMAGAATLTVGQQLVNAVPAGPALRKPAIAGEDESSTAQVGGEPARIGQVFRAAGRHYVLTREGLASIGEPSALLLLSDGGSVTDITPDQAGRLLTEERVEEAGMPQALPALYPVRAGQTVLCATYRAGAGGGPPTTTLEVFDRAPAELTATQAGPVPVRQGSRDAVRTADGVLLPGGKGVLVQAAPGAGESGTAAPGSTVYLISAQGVRYPLGTRSGDAMTALGYGGVTPLAVPASLLALIPTGPTLEREDALSFFEPGAKGSSAAPAPPRPTASSTPSATPSATPSATTGSASPNAGG; encoded by the coding sequence ATGCGGACCCGCCGCGATCAGGTGCAGGCGTACCGCTTCGTCACCCGCCGGATCGTCTCGGCGTTGCTGTCGGGCGACCCCGAGACCAGCAACCTGCCGATGCGGCGGCTCGGCATGGCGGTCTTCGGCAGCGTGATCGCCGCGGCGGTGGTGCTCGGCGGAGCCGGCGCGTACGGGCAGCTCACCGGCAACGCCGCGCCGCTGGAGCCGAACACCCTGGTAATCGAGCGGGAGACCGGCGCGACGTACGTCTACCTCGACGACGGGCAGCTCTACCCGACGCTCAACTACGCCTCCGCCCGGTTGATCCTGAACACGGCGGATCCGCAGATCCGGACCATGTCCCAGGCGTCGATCCGGGACCGCCCGCGCGGGCGTACGGTCGGCATCGTCGGCGCGCCGGACGCGGTGCCCGACCGCAAGTCGCTGACCGGCCTGCCGTGGTCGGTCTGCGACGTCCCCGACCCGGCCGACCCGCGCCGGTCCAGCACCCGGGTGGTGATCGACCGGCCGTTGCCCGGCGGGGCGTCGCTGGGCGACCGCGCGGTGCTGGTGTCGGTCGACGGCGAGCGACACCTGCTCACCGGCGACGCCCGGCTCCAGGTGGTCGGCGGCGACCCGGCGATCGCCGCGCTGCGGATGGCCGGCGCGGCCACCCTCACCGTCGGCCAGCAACTGGTCAACGCGGTGCCGGCCGGTCCCGCCCTGCGCAAGCCCGCCATCGCCGGCGAGGACGAGAGCAGCACCGCCCAGGTCGGCGGCGAGCCGGCCCGGATCGGTCAGGTCTTCCGGGCCGCCGGCAGGCACTACGTGCTCACCCGGGAGGGCCTGGCCTCGATCGGCGAACCGAGCGCGCTGCTGCTGCTCAGCGACGGCGGCTCGGTCACCGACATCACCCCGGACCAGGCCGGCCGACTGCTGACCGAGGAGCGGGTGGAGGAGGCCGGGATGCCGCAGGCGCTGCCCGCGCTGTATCCGGTCCGCGCCGGTCAGACGGTGCTCTGCGCGACCTACCGGGCGGGCGCCGGCGGCGGGCCGCCCACCACCACGCTGGAGGTCTTCGACCGGGCCCCGGCCGAGCTGACCGCGACCCAGGCCGGCCCGGTGCCGGTCCGGCAGGGCAGCCGCGACGCGGTCCGGACGGCCGACGGCGTGCTGCTCCCCGGCGGCAAGGGCGTGCTGGTCCAGGCGGCCCCGGGCGCCGGGGAGAGCGGTACGGCCGCGCCCGGTTCCACCGTCTACCTGATCAGCGCCCAGGGCGTCCGCTACCCGCTCGGCACCCGGTCCGGCGACGCGATGACCGCCCTGGGCTACGGGGGCGTCACCCCGCTGGCGGTGCCGGCGTCGCTGCTGGCGCTGATCCCCACCGGGCCGACCCTGGAACGGGAGGACGCGCTGTCCTTCTTCGAGCCCGGCGCCAAGGGGTCGTCGGCCGCGCCGGCGCCGCCGCGGCCGACGGCGTCGTCCACTCCTTCGGCCACACCGTCGGCCACTCCTTCGGCGACGACCGGATCCGCGTCGCCGAACGCCGGCGGCTGA